Proteins encoded within one genomic window of Oncorhynchus mykiss isolate Arlee chromosome 27, USDA_OmykA_1.1, whole genome shotgun sequence:
- the LOC110508116 gene encoding thyroid hormone-inducible hepatic protein gives MQSAETNTKLNRGCLLLALRRYSAAVHNMEQTVLLPSLLRDVESDSDTDDDCFQDCHSAAESSRKDLYDYYLMLKAVRNTVESGLVTLDDRKAKNQTYLAQNKTLEPMLEADPEALFHFHLRGLFSVMGNLTKKSQGVTTKYMDIIRIMN, from the coding sequence ATGCAGTCTGCCGAGACCAACACCAAGCTGAACCGGGGTTGCCTGCTCCTGGCTCTGAGGCGCTACAGCGCCGCAGTTCACAACATGGAACAGACTGTCCTCCTCCCTAGCCTCCTCCGAGATGTGGAGTCAGACTCCGACACTGACGACGACTGTTTCCAGGACTGTCACTCTGCAGCCGAAAGCTCCCGTAAAGACCTGTATGACTACTACCTGATGCTGAAGGCTGTCAGGAACACAGTGGAGAGTGGTCTGGTCACGCTGGACGACCGCAAGGCCAAGAACCAGACCTACCTGGCCCAGAATAAGACCCTGGAGCCCATGCTGGAGGCTGACCCAGAGGCCTTGTTCCACTTCCACCTCAGGGGGCTTTTCTCTGTCATGGGAAACCTCACCAAGAAGTCCCAGGGTGTCACAACCAAGTACATGGACATCATCAGAATAATGAACTAG
- the ndufc2 gene encoding NADH:ubiquinone oxidoreductase subunit C2 (The RefSeq protein has 1 substitution compared to this genomic sequence) — MGLPDEAKALPPPGIINRNSVWLGVIGWCSAMLQNALNRRPPMKSGVHRQALLASIGWFIGYHVTKHENYTYARLDRDMNEYVRLHPENFSDKEKKTFAEIVEPFHPIR; from the exons ATGGGGCTCCCAGATGAGGCGAAGGCCCTTCCACCTCCAGGAATAATCAACCGAAACTCGGTCTGGCTCGGTGTTATCGGCTGGTGCTCTGCGATGCTACAGAATGCCCTCAACCGCAGGCCGCCCATGAAATCAG GTGTTCACCGGCAAGCCTTGCTGGCATCCATTGGTTGGTTCATTGGTTACCATGTCACCAAACACGAGAACTACACATACGCTAGATTGGACCGAGACATGAACGAATACATACGACTCCACCCAGAGAACTTTTCAGACAAAG AGAAGAAGACATTTGCTGAGATTGTGGAGCCTTTTCACCCAATTCGCTGA